A genomic region of Daphnia carinata strain CSIRO-1 chromosome 5, CSIRO_AGI_Dcar_HiC_V3, whole genome shotgun sequence contains the following coding sequences:
- the LOC130696870 gene encoding protein trachealess-like isoform X4, with product MQQLFMSLPSNGFPYGPVKPTRKSGLEDFVSGHHHPNSGLHSGILEMRKEKSRDAARSRRGKENYEFYELAKMLPLPPAITSQLDKASIIRLTISFLRLKDFSSNGDPPWIKESLSSITSANSNSSSSTTSSSTGSSSTSNKANKGNSRSRSHQNHQHNQHHHQHAHHQLQLQQHQQHNSIPASVHVELFDQHQGTHILQSLDGFAFSLGSDGRFLYISETVSIYLGLSQVEMTGSSVFDYVHTADHAELAQQLGLTLATNQAHHPASSSGTSSSQQLPPSPASGTGSVDDGSCCMNPDVTSLMSLESNSAYQGLDRSFCIRMKSTLTKRGCHFKSSGYRVVMVLCRLRPQSQASIASKSGVGQPNSGPSGQNQPVPLLGMIAMAIALPPPTVHEVRLEPDMFVTRLAFDLRIIHCEPRIAELLEFVAEDLTGRSLYTLCHVEDVRLLRKAHTDLMHKGQVMTPYYRILNRHGGFTWIQSCATVVCNSKNGDEQSIVCVNYVLSRTEMKNVVVDQCQLDSAPSLPMKPNVFKTDHGAVDVLQSSTEESNSECSESLTKNGVTLTDPHRSSVQSSEQSRPSSEVEVEVVNAAPEESVSSGMRNRALPGRPHHHRSAKRKYDELGTVSATSDSAMIGLDANNQHHSTDNSSSNESVSIQDHHHSNAMTDHQSEVDVARWKRLYAGAMENDSLQDRDLDGSGMNGSTTDFSTDALLSNGKPRSTIQWIGTPPVPSGSSSAAATAAALSVPSLLRQLYASRESVIRANVHAAAAAAAGRAQSSYFANGDTLSTTPTGVPVGNDYPGDVFPPTSSHSYHSASAAAGGFLPEYLPAMTPPSSVSPRDAAAGALFAAEASLRHSAYSGLTSAESSYTANPSQPLALKPHHHVHYGHGSLEHHHHAHHHHNSAGAHHQYATVQPLVSTDAGQFYSHAPSGFHLYHPQVAKSSSSSSVNNSATWYPN from the exons TATACTGGAGATGAGGAAAGAGAAATCAAGGGACGCGGCCCGATCCCGTCGCGGCAAAGAAAACTATGAATTCTACGAGTTGGCCAAGATGCTACCACTTCCGCCGGCCATCACTTCCCAGCTGGACAAGGCCTCCATCATCAGATTGACCATTTCGTTCCTTCGGCTAAAGGACTTCTCCAGTAATGGCGACCCGCCATGGATCAAGGAATCCCTTTCATCCATCACATCAGCCAATTCGAATTCTTCGTCATCGACAACGTCGTCTTCGACGGGATCTTCTTCGACGTCAAACAAGGCCAACAAAG GTAACAGCCGTTCGAGATCGCATCAGAACCATCAACACAATCAACACCACCATCAACATGCACACCATCAATTGCAGCtgcaacaacatcaacaacacaaTTCGATCCCGGCGAGCGTTCACGTCGAGTTGTTCGATCAACACCAAGGCACGCACATCTTGCAAAGCCTCGATGGTTTCGCTTTCTCGCTCGGCTCCGACGGCCGATTTCTTTACATCTCCGAAACTGTTTCCATCTACTTGGGCCTGTCGCAAGTCGAGATGACTGGCAGCAGCGTCTTCGATTACGTTCACACTGCCGATCATGCGGAATTAGCGCAGCAATTGGGCCTGACGTTGGCCACCAATCAGGCCCATCATCCAGCCAGTTCTTCCGGTACGAGCTCATCCCAACAACTGCCACCGTCGCCCGCTTCCGGCACGGGAAGTGTCGACGATGGAAGCTGTTGCATGAATCCTGATG TAACATCGTTAATGAGTTTGGAAAGTAACTCGGCCTACCAGGGCCTCGATCGTTCGTTTTGCATTCGAATGAAGTCGACGTTGACCAAACGTGGCTGTCATTTCAAATCGTCCGGCTACAGG GTGGTGATGGTTCTGTGTCGACTTCGACCGCAAAGCCAAGCGTCTATTGCCAGCAAATCCGGTGTCGGGCAGCCGAACAGTGGGCCGTCAGGTCAGAACCAACCGGTTCCTCTACTTGGAATGATTGCCATGGCTATCGCCCTACCGCCGCCTACCGTTCACGAAGTTCGGCTTGAGCCGGACATGTTTGTTACACGCCTGGCATTCGATTTGAGAATCATTCACTGCGAGCCTAG GATTGCTGAGCTTCTAGAATTCGTAGCCGAAGATCTAACTGGTCGCAGCCTCTACACTTTGTGTCACGTAGAAGATGTCCGCCTATTGCGCAAGGCCCACACAGATT TGATGCACAAAGGGCAAGTTATGACGCCCTATTACCGAATCCTTAATCGACATGGAGGATTCACTTGGATTCAATCGTGTGCCACTGTAGTTTGCAACTCGAAGAACGGCGACGAGCAGAGCATTGTCTGTGTAAACTACGTCCTCAG CCGCACGGAAATGAAAAACGTGGTGGTGGATCAATGCCAACTGGATTCAGCACCTAGTCTTCCGATGAAACCCAACGTTTTCAAGACGGACCATGGAGCGGTGGACGTCCTGCAAAGCTCAACGGAAGAGTCCAATTCGGAATGCTCTGAATCGTTAACGAAGAACGGAGTGACGTTAACCGATCCGCACCGATCGTCCGTGCAGAGCTCCGAACAAAGTCGGCCGTCTTCCGAAGTGGAAGTCGAGGTCGTCAACGCTGCGCCGGAAGAATCCGTTTCGTCGGGAATGCGGAATCGCGCGTTGCCCGGCCGACCGCATCACCATCGATCGGCCAAACGCAAATACGACGAGTTGggcacggtttcagcaaccagCGACAGTGCGATGATCGGCCTCGACGCCAACAATCAACATCATTCAACAGACAATTCGAGTAGTAACGAGAGCGTATCCATCCAAGATCATCACCACTCGAACGCGATGACGGATCATCAAAGCGAAGTTGATGTGGCCCGCTGGAAGAGGCTGTACGCCGGAGCCATGGAAAATGATTCCCTTCAG GATCGGGATCTGGATGGAAGTGGGATGAATGGAAGTACTACAGATTTTAGTACGGATGCTCTACTGTCTAATGGGAAGCCACGCTCGACTATTCAGTGGATCGGCACACCGCCCGTACCATCCGGTTCGTCTTCAGCGGCCGCAACGGCTGCTGCCCTGTCGGTACCGTCGTTGTTACGTCAACTGTACGCGAGCAGGGAAAGCGTCATACGCGCTAACGTGCACGCAGCTGCGGCCGCAGCAGCCGGACGCGCGCAGTCCAGCTACTTCGCGAATGGTGATACCTTGTCCACAACGCCGACTGGTGTGCCCGTTGGCAACGATTACCCCGGTGATGTGTTTCCACCTACCTCCTCTCATTCTTACCATTCCGCATCGGCAGCAGCCGGAGGCTTTCTACCAGAGTATTTACCAGCCATGACTCCTCCATCGTCCGTTTCACCTCGCGATGCGGCTGCAGGTGCGCTGTTTGCCGCCGAGGCTTCGTTACGTCATTCGGCCTACAGCGGTCTCACCTCGGCCGAGTCTTCTTACACAGCCAATCCGAGCCAGCCACTGGCGTTGAAACCTCATCATCACGTTCACTACGGTCACGGTTCTCTCGAGCATCATCATCACGCCCACCACCACCACAATTCGGCCGGAGCCCATCATCAATATGCTACCGTCCAGCCTCTCGTTTCAACCGATGCTGGCCAATTCTATTCTCACGCACCTTCAGGTTTCCACCTGTACCATCCGCAGGTGGCCAAATCCTCGTCATCATCGTCAGTCAACAATTCTGCCACGTGGTACCCCAATTGA